A genomic stretch from Lathyrus oleraceus cultivar Zhongwan6 chromosome 2, CAAS_Psat_ZW6_1.0, whole genome shotgun sequence includes:
- the LOC127118285 gene encoding uncharacterized protein LOC127118285 isoform X1 has product MKFEDYLMEKRQESQNRQQLENEVVQYQAQLKDEESLNRVLRCAKLHGPVCSLQRIPSEFPPQVYELLEELAFVEEEITLLERKVKELKLRLNQERNETTDWKIRHGRQPKLCDQFQGSFSHNFEVFTKERKSKDRMASLGSSLDIHSLFSTPRRSKEYEVPRRKTGQVPRQNVIEKPNELSEELLNCLIGIFLELNQASLDIKESETTVPRLTLSCMKSKGFISKTNSSNCKTHSFLSNGNASCLDPYGISADIDCTARDVGPYKNFIQITSSSLDTEFFSHCLPAFRKLRVLMHKLCDVDLSFLSYKQKLAFWINIYNACIMNAFLDHGLPSTQDKLLTLMNKAAVNVGGIVLNALAIEHFILRHPCESKHGPVDEKEVLVRHAYGVGYPEPNVTFALCRGTWSSPALRVYTAEEVVNQLGRAKVEYLEASVGITNKRKIIVPKLLQWHMHDFADEMESLVEWIYSQLPRSGSLKRAMMEHLIRETKYPMSKMVEIQAYESEFRYILPI; this is encoded by the exons ATGAAATTCGAAGACTATCTCATGGAGAAAAGACAGGAGTCACAAAATAGACAACAACTTGAGAACGAG GTTGTTCAATACCAAGCACAATTGAAAGATGAAGAATCACTCAACAGGGTCTTACGTTGTGCAAAACTGCATGGACCTGTTTGTTCTCTTCAACGTATTCCTTCGGAGTTTCCGCCTCAGGTTTATGAGCTTCTTGAAGAATTGGCGTTTGTAGAAGAAGAGATCACTTTGCTTGAAAGAAAAGTTAAGGAACTAAAACTTAGACTGAACCAGGAGAGAAATGAGACGACGGATTGGAAAATACGCCATGGAAGACAACCTAAACTATGTGACCAGTTCCAAGGATCATTTTCACACAACTTTGAAGTATTCACTAAAGAAAGAAAGTCAAAAGATAGAATGGCCTCTTTAGGTTCTTCATTGGATATTCATAGCTTATTTTCCACCCCAAGAAGATCAAAAG AATATGAAGTGCCAAGAAGGAAAACAGGACAGGTCCCAAGACAAAATGTCATTGAGAAACCAAATGAATTGTCAGAGGAACTTCTTAATTGTCTAATAGGAATTTTCCTAGAATTGAACCAAGCATCATTGGACATAAAAGAATCAGAAACTACTGTCCCAAGACTCACTCTTTCCTGCATGAAGTCCAAAGGCTTCATCTCAAAGACTAATTCATCCAACTGCAAGACACATTCATTCCTTTCAAATGGAAATGCATCTTGTCTTGACCCCTATGGCATCTCAGCAGATATAGATTGCACAGCAAGAGATGTAGGACCTTATAAGAACTTCATCCAAATTACTAGCAGCTCGTTAGACACTGAATTTTTTTCACACTGTTTGCCGGCATTCAGAAAATTGAG GGTCTTGATGCATAAGCTATGTGATGTTGATTTAAGTTTCTTGAGCTACAAGCAAAAGCTGGCATTCTGGATCAACATATACAATGCTTGCATAATGAAT GCATTTTTGGATCATGGCCTTCCTTCTACACAAGATAAATTGTTGACTCTTATGAATAAG GCCGCAGTGAATGTAGGCGGGATAGTACTGAATGCTCTGGCTATTGAACACTTTATTCTTCGCCATCCATGTGAATCAAAACAT GGTCCTGTGGACGAAAAGGAAGTCCTGGTGAGGCATGCTTATGGTGTGGGGTATCCAGAACCCAACGTCACGTTTGCTCTCTGCCGAGGCACTTGGTCCTCACCAGCT TTAAGGGTGTACACTGCAGAAGAAGTTGTGAACCAATTAGGGAGAGCCAAAGTTGAGTACTTGGAAGCTTCAGTTGGTATAACAAACAAGAGAAAGATAATTGTGCCTAAGCTTTTGCAGTGGCACATGCATGATTTTGCAGATGAGATGGAATCGCTAGTGGAATGGATATATAGTCAACTCCCACGCTCAGGATCACTAAAAAGAGCCATGATGGAACACCTCATAAGGGAAACAAAATATCCCATGTCTAAAATGGTGGAAATCCAGGCATATGAATCTGAATTCCGCTACATCCTACCCATTTAG
- the LOC127118285 gene encoding uncharacterized protein LOC127118285 isoform X2: MKFEDYLMEKRQESQNRQQLENEVVQYQAQLKDEESLNRVLRCAKLHGPVCSLQRIPSEFPPQVYELLEELAFVEEEITLLERKVKELKLRLNQERNETTDWKIRHGRQPKLCDQFQGSFSHNFEVFTKERKSKDRMASLGSSLDIHSLFSTPRRSKEYEVPRRKTGQVPRQNVIEKPNELSEELLNCLIGIFLELNQASLDIKESETTVPRLTLSCMKSKGFISKTNSSNCKTHSFLSNGNASCLDPYGISADIDCTARDVGPYKNFIQITSSSLDTEFFSHCLPAFRKLRVLMHKLCDVDLSFLSYKQKLAFWINIYNACIMNAFLDHGLPSTQDKLLTLMNKAAVNVGGIVLNALAIEHFILRHPCESKHGPVDEKEVLVRHAYGVGYPEPNVTFALCRGTWSSPAVSVLLKFIQTVKGVHCRRSCEPIRESQS, encoded by the exons ATGAAATTCGAAGACTATCTCATGGAGAAAAGACAGGAGTCACAAAATAGACAACAACTTGAGAACGAG GTTGTTCAATACCAAGCACAATTGAAAGATGAAGAATCACTCAACAGGGTCTTACGTTGTGCAAAACTGCATGGACCTGTTTGTTCTCTTCAACGTATTCCTTCGGAGTTTCCGCCTCAGGTTTATGAGCTTCTTGAAGAATTGGCGTTTGTAGAAGAAGAGATCACTTTGCTTGAAAGAAAAGTTAAGGAACTAAAACTTAGACTGAACCAGGAGAGAAATGAGACGACGGATTGGAAAATACGCCATGGAAGACAACCTAAACTATGTGACCAGTTCCAAGGATCATTTTCACACAACTTTGAAGTATTCACTAAAGAAAGAAAGTCAAAAGATAGAATGGCCTCTTTAGGTTCTTCATTGGATATTCATAGCTTATTTTCCACCCCAAGAAGATCAAAAG AATATGAAGTGCCAAGAAGGAAAACAGGACAGGTCCCAAGACAAAATGTCATTGAGAAACCAAATGAATTGTCAGAGGAACTTCTTAATTGTCTAATAGGAATTTTCCTAGAATTGAACCAAGCATCATTGGACATAAAAGAATCAGAAACTACTGTCCCAAGACTCACTCTTTCCTGCATGAAGTCCAAAGGCTTCATCTCAAAGACTAATTCATCCAACTGCAAGACACATTCATTCCTTTCAAATGGAAATGCATCTTGTCTTGACCCCTATGGCATCTCAGCAGATATAGATTGCACAGCAAGAGATGTAGGACCTTATAAGAACTTCATCCAAATTACTAGCAGCTCGTTAGACACTGAATTTTTTTCACACTGTTTGCCGGCATTCAGAAAATTGAG GGTCTTGATGCATAAGCTATGTGATGTTGATTTAAGTTTCTTGAGCTACAAGCAAAAGCTGGCATTCTGGATCAACATATACAATGCTTGCATAATGAAT GCATTTTTGGATCATGGCCTTCCTTCTACACAAGATAAATTGTTGACTCTTATGAATAAG GCCGCAGTGAATGTAGGCGGGATAGTACTGAATGCTCTGGCTATTGAACACTTTATTCTTCGCCATCCATGTGAATCAAAACAT GGTCCTGTGGACGAAAAGGAAGTCCTGGTGAGGCATGCTTATGGTGTGGGGTATCCAGAACCCAACGTCACGTTTGCTCTCTGCCGAGGCACTTGGTCCTCACCAGCTGTAAGTGTATTGTTGAAGTTTATCCAAACCG TTAAGGGTGTACACTGCAGAAGAAGTTGTGAACCAATTAGGGAGAGCCAAAGTTGA
- the LOC127118284 gene encoding AP3-complex subunit beta-A codes for MFPQFGATAESLSKASTAVFRIGTDAHLYDDPEDVNIAPLLDSRFDSEKCEALKRLLALIAQGFDVSNFFPQVVKNVASSSLEVKKLVYLYLLHYAEKRPNEALLSINYFQKDLVDTNPLVRAWALRAMAGIRLHAIASLVLVAVGKCARDPSVYVRKCAANALPKLHDLRMEEHASAIEEIVGLLLNDHSPGVVGAAASAFTSVCPNNFSLIGRNYKKLCEILPDVEEWGQIMLIGILLRYVIARHGLVKESIMFSLNNKDHRNLDEDEHYSTLKEDVDYAVEKSVSELAQMIFQCYIEGPDEYLSRSSSTIKVTPKLDESQYTSFSNEVVKILLQCTSPLLWSHNSAVVLAAAGVHWIMAPKEDVKRIVKPLLFVLRSSYASRYVVLCNIQVFAKAMPSLFAPHYEDFFIYTADSYQIKALKLEILSIIASEASIPFILKEFQDYIRDPDRRFAADTIASIGLCAQRLPKMATTCLEGLSTLIRQESLCGEIRSLDGEEGVLIQAIMSIISIIKLEPPSYEKVIIQLVRSLDTIKVPAARAMIVWLLGEYGSLGEIIPRMLSTVLKYLAWCFTSEGLETKLQILNTITKLLPCIKGEDSRTLRKIWTYIIELAERDLNYDIRDRSRFLKKLLSSNLESQNVEEENDESLKKDQPSVLAECIFGGQTKTVTVPSEPINGRFYLPGSLSQIVFHAAPGYEPLPKPCSLPYIEQYDGAVKSDSGEVDDPGTSGSSDDENDSAYSSEQSISGSSEVSGSNETVSGDEGDNNDGPLIQISDTSNVNENQNGGDHSGTSGFSDLMSTKSLESWLDEPSKSSKGSETEQSQVRRSSARITIGNIGSRIKPKYYTLLDPANGNGLLVNYSFSSETSSISSHLVCLELLFENCSLEPMFDIVLIDEDSSQSADSTEQISQAAENALKSHIDKPALISMEAIPSLDPGQKDKRTLLVRFHHHLLPLKLALFCNDKKFPVKLRPDIGYFVKPLSINIEDFRDKESHLPGMFEYVRSCTFNDHMRKLNKESNSPTEDTFIVICETIALKMLSNANLSLVSVDLPVASNLDDASGLCLRFSSEILSNSMPCLITVTVEGKCSDPLTVSVKVNCEETVFGLNFLNRIVNFLAEPPVTNL; via the exons ATGTTCCCCCAATTCGGAGCAACGGCGGAATCTCTGAGCAAAGCATCGACGGCGGTGTTCCGGATCGGAACCGATGCTCACCTATACGATGATCCTGAAGACGTCAACATCGCCCCTCTCCTCGACAGCAGGTTCGATTCCGAGAAATGCGAAGCTCTCAAACGATTGCTTGCTCTCATCGCCCAAGGCTTTGACGTTTCCAATTTTTTCCCTCAG GTTGTAAAGAACGTCGCTTCTTCGTCATTAGAAGTGAAGAAGCTGGTTTACTTGTACCTGCTGCATTATGCTGAAAA GCGTCCAAATGAAGCATTGTTGTCGATTAATTATTTCCAAAAGGACCTGGTGGACACAAACCCATTGGTTAGGGCATGGGCACTCCGAGCCATGGCGGGAATCCGCCTTCATGCAATTGCATCTCTTGTTCTTGTTGCTGTGGGAAAATGTGCTAGAGATCCTTCTGTCTATGTTAGGAAATGTGCTGCTAATGCTCTTCCTAAGCTTCATGATTTACGAATGGAGGAACACGCATCTGCAATTGAAGAG ATTGTTGGATTATTGTTAAATGATCATTCCCCGGGAGTTGTTGGAGCTGCTGCTTCTGCATTTACTTCTGTGTGCCCAAACAATTTTTCACTTATTGGAAGAAATTACAAAAAGTTGTGTGAGATTCTTCCTGATGTGGAAGAGTGGGGTCAAATAATGCTAATTGGGATTCTTCTACGGTATGTGATAGCAAGGCATGGGCTTGTCAAAGAATCCATCATGTTTTCTTTGAATAATAAAGATCATAGGAATTTAGATGAAGACGAGCACTATTCTACCTTAAAAGAAGATGTTGATTATGCGGTCGAGAAGTCTGTGTCGGAATTAGCACAAATGATCTTCCAGTGTTACATTGAAGGGCCAGATGAGTACTTATCAAGATCTAGTTCTACTATTAAGGTCACTCCTAAATTGGATGAATCACAATATACATCTTTCAGCAATGAAGTTGTGAAGATCCTACTGCAGTGTACATCACCATTGTTATGGTCTCATAACAGTGCAGTTGTACTTGCAGCTGCAGGTGTACACTGGATAATGGCACCTAAAGAGGATGTTAAAAGAATTGTTAAACCCCTCTTGTTTGTCCTGCGATCATCATATGCCTCAAGATATGTG GTATTGTGCAATATCCAAGTGTTTGCCAAAGCTATGCCCTCTCTATTTGCTCCACATTATGAAGACTTCTTCATATACACTGCAGATTCCTATCAAATAAAAGCGCTTAAGCTGGAAATACTTTCTATTATTGCTTCGGAGGCATCTATTCCATTCATCCTTAAAGAGTTTCAG GATTATATTAGAGATCCAGATAGGAGATTTGCTGCCGACACAATTGCTTCCATTGGTCTATGTGCCCAGAGACTTCCAAAAATGGCAACTACATGCCTGGAAGGATTGTCGACTCTGATTAGGCAAG AATCTTTGTGTGGTGAAATAAGATCCTTGGATGGAGAAGAGGGTGTACTAATTCAGGCAATTATGTCCATCATATCAATTATAAAATTAGAACCGCCCAGTTACGAGAAG GTTATAATTCAGTTGGTTCGTAGCTTGGATACAATCAAGGTCCCTGCTGCCCGTGCAATGATTGTCTGGTTGTTAGGGGAGTATGGTTCTTTGGGTGAGATAATTCCAAGGATGTTGAGTACAGTACTCAAGTATCTTGCTTGGTGTTTTACTTCAGAGGGATTAGAAACTAAGCTTCAGATTCTTAATACGATAACAAAG CTCTTGCCGTGCATTAAAGGAGAAGATAGTCGGACCTTGAGAAAAATTTGGACATATATTATTGAATTGGCTGAGCGTGATCTGAACTATGATATTCGTGATCGTTCGCGTTTCTTGAAGAAACTTCTCTCAAGCAATTTGGAATCTCAAAATGTGGAAGAGGAAAATGACGAATCACTAAAGAAGGACCAGCCTAGTGTACTTGCAGAATGCATATTTGGTGGACAGACAAAAACTGTGACAGTTCCATCTGAACCTATCAATGGCAGGTTTTATCTCCCAGGGTCACTTTCACAGATAGTATTCCATGCAGCTCCAGGCTATGAGCCTCTCCCAAAACCTTGTAGCCTTCCATACATTGAGCAGTATGACGGAGCTGTTAAAAGTGATTCAGGTGAAGTGGATGATCCTGGTACATCTGGGTCTTCAGATGACGAAAATGATTCTGCTTATAGTTCTGAACAGTCAATATCTGGTTCCAGTGAGGTTAGTGGCAGCAATGAGACTGTATCTGGCGATGAAGGTGACAACAATGATGGTCCCTTGATTCAGATTTCAGACACTAGCAATGTTAATGAAAACCAGAATGGCGGGGATCACTCTGGCACTTCTGGTTTTAGTGACTTGATGTCAACGAAGTCTCTTGAGTCTTGGTTGGACGAACCATCCAAGTCATCTAAAGGAAGTGAAACTGAACAAAGCCAAGTTCGAAGATCTTCAGCAAGAATAACCATTGGAAATATTGGAAGCCGTATTAAGCCCAAATACTACACTCTCTTGGATCCTGCAAATGGAAATGGTTTATTGGTGAATTATTCCTTTTCATCTGAAACTTCAAGCATATCCTCTCATCTTGTATGTTTAGAATTATTATTTGAAAATTGTTCTTTGGAGCCCATGTTCGATATAGTCTTAATAGACGAGGATTCTAGCCAAAGCGCAGATTCTACTGAACAAATATCTCAAGCAGCAGAAAA TGCCTTGAAATCTCATATTGATAAACCAGCACTGATTTCAATGGAGGCTATCCCTTCCCTGGACCCTGGTCAAAAAGATAAACGGACTCTACTAGTTCGCTTCCATCACCATCTTTTGCCCCTGAAACTGGCTTTATTTTGCAATGACAAGAAATTCCCTGTCAAGTTAAGGCCTGACATCGGATACTTTGTAAAACCGCTTTCGATTAACATTGAAGATTTCAGAGATAAGGAATCACACCTTCCAGGGATGTTTGAATATGTGAGGAG TTGCACATTTAATGATCACATGCGAAAGCTGAACAAGGAAAGCAACTCTCCAACAGAGGACACATTTATTGTGATATGTGAAACCATAGCACTGAAGATGCTGAGCAACGCCAACCTTTCTCTTGTATCTGTGGATTTGCCTGTTGCTTCTAACCTTGATGATGCTTCTGGTTTGTGTTTGCGTTTCAGCAGTGAGATATTGAGTAATTCCATGCCATGCTTAATTACAGTTACCGTTGAAGGTAAATGCTCCGACCCATTGACTGTCTCTGTAAAGGTCAACTGTGAAGAGACTGTATTTGGCTTAAATTTCTTAAATAGGATTGTCAATTTCTTAGCTGAGCCTCCCGTTACCAACTTATAA